GGCAAATCAATGGAATCGGGATGTATTGTTCTTGGATTCCTATCAACCGTATCACGGGTGGCAATACGCTTGGTGTGGGTACCATTATAATTGAAAACGGAAAAAAAGGGTTGGGTCCTGTTCGACCTATTCAAATAGGTAGCTCCTTTTTTTGAGGCGTCCCATAAATTTTTAGGCCGGTTGCTGTCATTGTAATCAGTTTTACTGTTATTTGAAGTGTAATAACCCGCCCTTTTTAGGTAAATGGGATAATAAAATTCTTTGGGAACGGGTCTTCTTTCGCGATGCCAATCCGTGGCCAACATAGGTGCATAAATCCCCGAAATCAAAGTGCTTCGGGCCGGAGAGCATTGCGCACCATTTGAGTAGGCCTTATCAAAAATGATGCTCTTCTTTGCCAACGAATCCAAGGTTGGGGTATTGGTATGTTCATTTCCATAGAAAGACAGATATGGGCTCATATCCTCAACCACCAGCCAAAGTACATTGGGGCGTTGCAATTTTTCCTGCTTGGAACAGGAAACCACTAATAGGGAAACACTCAAGAAAAATAGCTTACCAATATGCATTTGCAACCCATTGTTTTTCAAATAGTGGTTCATAGGTTTCATTTTTTTAAGATTACAGGAACCAATGGCAATCAAAACCAGTATGGCACACACCAATGTAAGGTTTGCATTTCTGATGATATTCACTTGATTTCATATTTATAAAACCTAAAGTCCGCAGCATCGGCAATCCCTAAATCAATATGTCCTTCGGCATCCACTTTCTTGTGTTCGGTCGTACCCGTCATGACGTTTGTCAATACAAGGGTCTTATTCTTTATAAAATGGAGTTTCATGGACTTGGCAGCCTCTCTATTATTGATTTCCCTAAAAACCATGAGATACCCTGAATCGGTATCAGGATTATAATTTTGAAACCCCGGCCAACTCGCATTATCCGGTTTTTCACCTATCGGGAATACAAAGCCCTTGTACATTTCGTCCCTATGGGTCTTATACACTTTTAGGACTGGGCGAATCTGGTCCCGGGCCTCTTCTGAATAATATCGGGTTTCCTGAAAAAAAATGGGAGAGCCCATCAATGCAATGGCCACACTATAGGGGTGATTGTGCAAATGGGCATCACTCAATTGCCTGTTTACACGATCAATGTTCTGTATGCTTATCTGAAATTTGTTCAGGTTGGTATATTTGGCCACCTGCCATGTATCACGCAATACCAAATAAGGGTGGTACAATACATGGGGCGGGTTTATGGGCTTTCTGTTTTCAAGATAGATATTGCCGTATTCCCTTCCAAAGAAATAACCGATTCTGGCGGGGTTTTCGGTAACGTCCCAGTTAACGCGTGCTTTATGGTCAGTGGCCAGGATAAAGGTCCTTACCTTATCGACGAGCCCATGGAATTTTTCATAGGTATCCAGATTTGCAAAGTCGAGTTTATAATAGGCAAACCCACCGGTTTTATAGTGCCTCAGCAAATCTTCGCCGGGAATGCCCCAAGCAGCCCACAGACCCAGCCTGATCCCCTCCTTTTTTGCGGAAGCCTTGATGTTCTTCCACCCTTCTGGATACACATCGTATTGGCCAAACTGTTTGCTGTTGGCCGTGGGCACGTCATCCCATGTCTTATATTGGAGGCCCTGCCAGCCGTCATCCACCTGTTGTACATCTATTCCAAGGTCTTTTTGGCTTTGTATCTCGGTCAAGATATTGGCCTCCCGGGAAGCGTACAGGCTCTCATCCTTGGTCGATCCGCTCCCCCAATTATTGGCCATGATATAAATGTCCCTTTTGGAGTCGATGGGATAGCGAATTCGATCAAATTCTTTTAATGCCAATTGCCGATGGCTATCATCACCTTTGTATGCAATAAGCCAGTAAGCCCATATTGGCCTATATTCGTTGGTAAGGTCGCCAGCCCCTATGCCAAGACCGGAAGCATATACCCCATAATCATCAATATGGAAACCGCCCGTATTTACCCCAGACTGGTTAACACATTTGTGCGATTCCTGTATGAGCATCAATCCATCATTGCCCGATTGTAGATCAATGATACTGGGCCATTGAAAGTCGGTGGCTCCCTTGGTAATTTCCTCTTTGAGAATCTCATCTTTTGATGTATTGCGACGTTGGGTATGATTGTAATATCCTATCAATTTGGTCGTCACCCCCTCAGTGTCCACAGGAAGATATTCGGCCCTGGCATTCCCTATTTGGTTATCGGGCACTTGAAAGTTTGCCAACTTTTTGACAAAAAGTTGGGTCCGCATACCAGGGGCCTTGGGGTAGGCCCAGATAACATACTTAAGTCGGATGCCTTGTTCAGGATATTCGAATTCCGCCACAACCTCCAGATGTTCCGAAGTAAAACCTTCGTCATTGGCCCGCTGGGCCGAAAGTCCCAATAGTCGGCCTTTCGTATCCGGGGACAGTATACCGGTCAGGTTCCAATCCGCCAAATGTCCTTCGGTTGTTGTACTGGGCCGTTGGGCATCGTTTTCAACGGTTTTGGTGAGCAATCCAGCAGCAGTGAGTTCCCATTCGCGATCAATCTTTCCGGTACTTACATGAAGGCGGTTGCCTCTGGTAAATGCCTTGGCTTCCAGAAAACTTTCATTGATCTGGATTGGGAATTTTTCAGTGGTACAGGCCGCTCCCAATAGTGCGGTAAGCAGGCAGACAATCAAATGGTTTGGTCTCATTTTTCGTATTATTTTTTAGTTATTCCCTATATCAAAATTCCATTCAGGTACTGGGGAGTCGATACGTTCCCTTTCAATAATGGCCAGGGCCTTTTTCACCAGTTCAGGCCTAATTGCCGCCAAATTATGTCGTTCTCCGGGGTCCGATTCCAAATCATAGATTTCCATTGGGGTGAAATTTTGGTCCTTCACTTTCCTTATAGCCTTCCACCGCCCCCCCATAAGTACTGCTTGGGCAGGTTTGCGATACTGCGTCTGAAACTCCCAATACAGATGCTTATGTTTTGGTTGTTCTTTTCCAAGTAGTGCGGGAAGGAATGAAATGCCATCGACCTGTTCCGGGACCTTGGCCCCTGCCAATTCCACCACCGTGGGCAATACATCCCAGAAAGCCGATACATGATCCGTGGTCTGGCCAGGGGTTATGGTCCCCTCCCAATGGGCAATCATGGGTACCCTGATGCCCCCTTCATAGAGGTCACGTTTATAACCCCTATAAATCCCGTTGCTATCAAAATAATTGGGGTCGGCACCTCCCTCAAGGTGCGGACCATTGTCCGAAGTAAAAAAAATCAAGGTGTTCTCAGCTATACCCAACGCTTTTACCTTGGCTACGATTTCCCCTACCTGTTCATCTAATACATGGATCATTGCTGCGAAAGCGGCATGTACTTCGGGTTGGGAGCCGTATCCCCCAATCTTGTATCTTTTGCAACCCGGATCACAGCCTTTATATGATTTTTCGGGCTGCAGTTTGCCCCTGTATTTTGCCATGTACCTTTCTGGTGCCTTCAACTCTGCATGTGGAACAATACTGGGAATATAAGCAAAGAAAGGTTGATCCTTGTTTTCCTCGATAAAGGCC
The sequence above is a segment of the Muricauda sp. SCSIO 64092 genome. Coding sequences within it:
- a CDS encoding arylsulfatase gives rise to the protein MVYKHPPNIIYILADDLGYGDLSCYGQQRFNTPNIDALASHGIRFTQHYSGSTVCAPSRSTLMTGQHTGHTPIRGNKSIAPEGQHPIADEVLTLAEVLRAKGYATGAFGKWGLGYPGSTGDPIKQGFDTFYGYNCQFIAHNYYPYHLWHNEEKIMLQQNEADKEGVYAPELIHEKALAFIEENKDQPFFAYIPSIVPHAELKAPERYMAKYRGKLQPEKSYKGCDPGCKRYKIGGYGSQPEVHAAFAAMIHVLDEQVGEIVAKVKALGIAENTLIFFTSDNGPHLEGGADPNYFDSNGIYRGYKRDLYEGGIRVPMIAHWEGTITPGQTTDHVSAFWDVLPTVVELAGAKVPEQVDGISFLPALLGKEQPKHKHLYWEFQTQYRKPAQAVLMGGRWKAIRKVKDQNFTPMEIYDLESDPGERHNLAAIRPELVKKALAIIERERIDSPVPEWNFDIGNN